The following are encoded in a window of Bacillus xiapuensis genomic DNA:
- a CDS encoding spore germination protein GerPE has translation MRVSIVDHFSVSTILFGSTVEIGDVRYLNTSSTVLALQQKSELFIDEKRPGIRLPPPAPICRKELNEPYTLNLQPCIHVGCISVLAFSVSGVGLIGSAQQATGYSTIKHIRKLAGR, from the coding sequence ATGCGAGTTTCTATTGTTGATCACTTTTCCGTAAGTACGATTCTTTTTGGTTCCACCGTTGAAATAGGCGATGTCCGCTATTTGAACACCAGCTCCACGGTCTTGGCTTTGCAGCAGAAAAGCGAGCTTTTTATAGATGAAAAACGACCGGGCATCCGTTTGCCGCCGCCTGCTCCCATATGCAGGAAAGAACTGAACGAACCATATACGCTGAATTTGCAGCCGTGTATCCACGTAGGCTGTATTTCCGTCCTTGCCTTTTCCGTTTCTGGCGTTGGCTTGATTGGATCGGCCCAACAAGCCACTGGATATTCAACCATTAAGCATATTCGAAAATTAGCAGGCCGCTAA
- a CDS encoding spore gernimation protein GerPD: MNLQVINRELEVGQISIIAVSSSSYLQVGDTETISLYSSFDTPPESLIISPYVPL, encoded by the coding sequence TTGAATCTGCAAGTCATTAACCGGGAATTAGAAGTTGGTCAGATTTCCATCATTGCCGTATCCAGCTCTTCCTATCTGCAAGTAGGGGATACGGAGACCATCTCCCTTTATTCTTCTTTTGATACGCCGCCGGAATCTTTAATTATCAGTCCGTATGTTCCGCTATAA
- the gerPC gene encoding spore germination protein GerPC: protein MRQWPDSQLLWQWIQYQQQQIDDLKKRIRSLQQEAEEWRSRPPVVIDTIEYSFDQLKVEKLEGTLNIGLNPAELSQVKDLDLPSSSLSQQTAQPALLDASIRFIDHHLDDMINDFESQLQRSLDPQMKEHIRKDLIKQLPQRIGYYHGQCRNEPPEIQEETVLSKIKNDVQQALFAFMSKIPETE from the coding sequence ATGAGACAATGGCCAGACAGCCAGTTGCTTTGGCAGTGGATCCAATATCAGCAGCAGCAAATCGATGATTTAAAAAAGAGAATCCGTTCGCTTCAGCAAGAAGCCGAGGAATGGCGGAGCCGTCCGCCTGTTGTAATTGACACAATTGAATACTCCTTCGACCAGCTGAAAGTAGAGAAGCTGGAAGGAACATTGAATATCGGCTTAAATCCGGCTGAATTATCACAGGTCAAAGATCTCGACCTTCCTTCCTCCTCTCTCTCTCAGCAAACAGCACAGCCAGCTTTGCTGGACGCTTCCATCCGCTTTATCGATCATCATCTCGATGACATGATTAACGATTTTGAAAGTCAGCTGCAGCGTTCACTTGATCCGCAAATGAAGGAACACATCAGAAAGGATTTAATTAAACAGCTGCCGCAAAGAATTGGCTATTACCATGGCCAATGCCGAAATGAGCCCCCTGAAATTCAGGAAGAAACCGTCCTTTCCAAAATTAAAAATGATGTGCAGCAAGCGTTGTTTGCCTTTATGAGCAAGATACCTGAAACGGAGTGA
- a CDS encoding spore germination protein GerPB, with amino-acid sequence MNIFLSQTINIRLLNIESIANSSMLQIGTSGHIEQSSYLFNTGAFTTQAPEATGETIVTSGAQPSPFLIPLQPPS; translated from the coding sequence ATGAATATCTTTCTTTCACAAACGATTAATATTCGGCTGCTTAATATTGAAAGTATCGCCAACTCGTCGATGTTGCAAATCGGAACATCCGGACATATTGAGCAAAGCTCTTATTTATTTAACACCGGTGCTTTTACCACGCAAGCACCAGAAGCTACGGGAGAGACGATTGTGACTAGCGGTGCGCAGCCTTCTCCCTTCCTCATTCCGCTTCAACCGCCCAGCTGA
- a CDS encoding spore germination protein — MPAIVGTVTVINVSSSGVFNVGDVFQIHPVAQTKTFSGAGSFNTGHGLSIYSGTSHSMVYDGDVLDQLQIGNL, encoded by the coding sequence TTGCCAGCGATCGTTGGAACGGTTACAGTCATCAACGTCTCCTCCAGCGGCGTATTCAACGTCGGTGATGTCTTTCAAATCCATCCAGTTGCGCAAACTAAAACCTTTTCGGGAGCCGGTTCCTTTAATACCGGACACGGGTTATCGATTTACTCAGGAACCTCTCATTCAATGGTTTATGATGGTGATGTGCTGGATCAATTACAGATCGGAAACCTTTAG
- a CDS encoding DUF418 domain-containing protein, which produces MTSINRKKRIQSLGHLWGIALLGIFLVNMLSFHSPYLYYNPYEWWSGAQDYQHFRWLDIFVEASFYPLAALLFGYGAAMHRENVLAKRIGYPLIAMRSCMFLLFVGIVHAFFVWPGDILISFALFGLILIPLLKLPGKPLLIIGTLLLFVPNVFLGVLGLLMAAADPTGAFIWTDITGINQSMAAYGSGSFQEITQQRIKDWLLPNHPESIAVQAITVFPLFLIGAGAQKENIIASWTRQPRRAIRTFGSFFAAGVILKSLPYMSEPDMANLFVQDSVGGPLLSISYAALVIGAGAWSLPQKILYPFAVIGRMPLTNYLMQSVAGTLIFYNYGLGLYGQITLTTGIWLVLAIYTAQVVLSELWLSKFSRGPAESLWRQVTYGRKKRKEVHIR; this is translated from the coding sequence ATGACATCAATAAACAGAAAAAAGCGAATTCAATCGCTCGGCCATTTATGGGGCATAGCTTTATTGGGGATTTTTCTGGTGAATATGCTTTCCTTTCACTCCCCTTATTTGTACTATAATCCTTATGAATGGTGGAGCGGCGCACAAGATTATCAGCATTTCAGATGGCTTGATATTTTTGTAGAGGCAAGCTTTTATCCGTTAGCTGCATTGCTTTTTGGGTATGGAGCGGCAATGCATCGGGAGAACGTACTGGCGAAGAGGATTGGCTATCCGCTCATCGCCATGCGCAGTTGTATGTTTCTGCTCTTTGTCGGGATTGTTCACGCTTTTTTTGTGTGGCCGGGAGATATTCTGATCAGCTTCGCTCTGTTTGGTTTGATCCTAATACCGCTATTAAAGCTGCCCGGAAAACCATTATTGATCATAGGCACTCTCTTATTGTTTGTTCCAAATGTTTTTCTGGGGGTGCTCGGCTTATTAATGGCCGCAGCAGATCCGACGGGCGCCTTTATTTGGACCGATATTACGGGAATCAATCAGTCGATGGCGGCCTATGGAAGCGGAAGCTTTCAGGAAATCACCCAGCAGCGGATAAAGGATTGGCTGCTTCCTAACCATCCGGAATCGATAGCGGTTCAGGCCATCACTGTATTTCCGCTCTTCCTTATAGGAGCGGGCGCACAAAAGGAGAATATTATAGCTAGCTGGACACGTCAGCCGCGGCGGGCAATCAGAACCTTCGGGAGCTTTTTTGCGGCGGGGGTTATTTTAAAATCGCTGCCGTATATGAGCGAACCGGATATGGCTAATTTGTTTGTTCAGGATTCTGTAGGAGGTCCTTTGCTCTCCATTAGCTATGCCGCTTTAGTGATAGGGGCCGGGGCTTGGAGTTTACCGCAAAAAATACTATATCCCTTTGCCGTGATTGGCCGGATGCCGCTGACCAATTATTTGATGCAATCAGTGGCCGGGACATTGATTTTCTACAATTATGGCCTGGGTCTGTATGGCCAAATTACACTGACAACCGGCATTTGGCTTGTGCTTGCGATTTACACGGCACAAGTTGTGTTATCGGAGCTGTGGCTGTCGAAGTTTTCAAGAGGGCCGGCGGAAAGTCTATGGAGACAAGTCACTTATGGGAGAAAGAAGAGGAAAGAGGTTCATATACGTTAA
- a CDS encoding fumarylacetoacetate hydrolase family protein produces the protein MKFISYEWNGTQTYGVYDENTKLVWDLRMLGEKAGILLPDTLAEAIAKTADLYGQANKWLAAAGENEKALAAADEQEIRWLAPIPRPAKNVMCIGKNYRDHAIEMGGEESIPEHMLVFTKSPTAVIGCEEDIPAHADLTDALDYEGELAVVIGKRGKEISRGEAFDYIFGYTIINDVTARDIQKRHKQFFLGKSLDGTCPMGPWIVPKEEIATPHQLAIETKVNGEIRQRSNTEHLIFPIDEMIAVLSKGMTLEPGDIIATGTPSGVGYGMNPPRMLKPGDTVEITIKKIGTLANKVR, from the coding sequence ATGAAATTCATCAGTTATGAATGGAATGGAACGCAAACATACGGGGTTTATGATGAGAATACAAAGCTTGTGTGGGACTTGAGAATGCTTGGCGAGAAAGCGGGAATTCTGCTTCCTGACACATTAGCGGAAGCGATTGCCAAGACCGCTGATTTATACGGGCAAGCCAATAAGTGGCTGGCTGCTGCCGGGGAGAACGAAAAAGCGCTGGCGGCAGCGGATGAGCAAGAGATTCGGTGGCTTGCGCCGATTCCGCGCCCGGCTAAAAATGTGATGTGCATCGGAAAAAATTACCGTGACCATGCGATTGAAATGGGAGGGGAAGAAAGCATTCCGGAGCATATGCTAGTATTCACTAAATCTCCGACGGCTGTTATTGGTTGCGAAGAGGATATTCCCGCACACGCCGATTTAACCGATGCGCTTGATTACGAAGGTGAATTAGCCGTAGTCATCGGCAAGCGTGGGAAAGAAATTTCAAGAGGAGAGGCTTTTGACTACATTTTTGGTTATACTATCATCAATGATGTCACCGCAAGGGATATCCAAAAGCGCCATAAGCAGTTTTTCCTTGGCAAAAGTCTCGACGGCACTTGCCCGATGGGACCTTGGATCGTTCCTAAAGAGGAGATTGCCACCCCTCACCAGCTGGCTATTGAAACGAAGGTGAACGGTGAAATCCGTCAGCGTTCGAACACCGAGCATTTGATCTTTCCTATTGATGAGATGATTGCAGTGCTTTCCAAAGGGATGACGTTAGAACCCGGAGATATTATCGCCACCGGAACTCCATCAGGCGTCGGATACGGTATGAATCCCCCTCGGATGCTGAAGCCGGGAGATACAGTTGAAATAACAATTAAAAAAATTGGAACATTAGCCAACAAGGTGCGCTAG
- a CDS encoding YisL family protein: METLFFNSTHLHITTWVIAIILFFIALGKYSTGTHMALRLFYILVIATGVLLFVRHHSMDDMLYGMKMLAGLVTIGLMEMALVRKKKGKETSMMLIAAVLLLIVTLYLGFRLPMGFNFFA; encoded by the coding sequence TTGGAAACTTTATTTTTTAATAGTACCCATTTACATATCACAACTTGGGTGATCGCCATTATTTTGTTCTTTATTGCACTTGGCAAGTACTCAACGGGTACGCATATGGCTTTGCGGCTGTTCTACATTTTGGTTATAGCTACAGGTGTATTGCTGTTTGTGAGACATCATTCAATGGATGATATGCTATACGGCATGAAAATGCTTGCAGGCTTAGTAACAATTGGCCTGATGGAAATGGCCCTGGTTCGCAAGAAAAAAGGGAAAGAAACGAGCATGATGCTCATTGCCGCTGTTCTGCTGCTTATAGTTACCCTTTACTTAGGCTTTAGACTGCCGATGGGATTTAACTTCTTTGCTTAA
- a CDS encoding alpha-amylase family glycosyl hydrolase — protein MKRRLSSLLLIPFLLLYVFPAGAGAKEERKWQDEVIYYLMVDRFHNGDSANDTKKNNHDPSAYQGGDFSGVISKLDHIKDMGFTAVVLSPVFQNQPGGYHGYWITDFNQTNEQFGTKKELRKLVKEAHKKDLKVILDFPVTRVSTEHPWTKDSGKTEWFTNKKEQAPEKWLGQMATLNLENQAVKEELIRAVRKWGEEVEVDGYYFSDATDAPLSFWQEVTQQLKKRNKDWFLLGESREKDIHKLAEYEKTGLTGVMNAQLTAPLRKQFANVNKDSSQTPEVIKKTAAVLQNPLLSVNYFDSNKTERYTRDLVEEKKLPGTRWMLALTYLYTIPGIPAVYYGSEIALDGGEGVSNHQLLNFKTDQELMDYIKKLSSLRQELPALTRGDFELLYEKDGMVVFKRQYKKETIITAVNNTDKSQKVRIPAELLSGKDEKELRGLLQDSLVRPEGGQYTIILDRETSEVFALTGKTGINAAFIAALAAVYIIFLIFIFLVWKRGRNSRADRR, from the coding sequence GTGAAAAGGAGATTAAGTTCGCTGCTGCTAATACCATTTCTGCTTTTATACGTTTTTCCTGCTGGAGCAGGGGCGAAAGAAGAGCGAAAATGGCAAGACGAAGTGATTTATTATTTAATGGTGGACCGTTTTCATAATGGTGACAGCGCAAACGACACAAAGAAAAATAATCATGACCCTTCTGCTTATCAAGGCGGCGACTTTTCCGGCGTGATAAGCAAGCTAGATCATATTAAAGATATGGGGTTTACTGCTGTTGTGTTAAGTCCGGTCTTTCAGAATCAGCCGGGCGGTTATCATGGCTATTGGATTACAGATTTCAATCAAACGAATGAGCAATTCGGCACGAAGAAAGAGTTAAGAAAGCTAGTGAAAGAAGCGCATAAGAAAGACCTGAAAGTGATTCTTGACTTTCCGGTCACGCGCGTCAGTACGGAGCATCCTTGGACAAAGGATAGCGGTAAAACAGAGTGGTTTACCAATAAAAAGGAGCAGGCCCCTGAAAAGTGGCTTGGACAAATGGCTACGCTAAATTTAGAGAATCAGGCCGTGAAGGAAGAATTGATTCGGGCAGTCCGGAAATGGGGAGAGGAGGTGGAGGTTGACGGGTACTATTTCAGCGATGCAACCGATGCGCCCTTGTCATTTTGGCAAGAAGTCACGCAGCAACTAAAGAAGCGAAATAAAGACTGGTTCTTGTTGGGCGAAAGCAGGGAGAAGGACATTCATAAGCTGGCTGAATACGAGAAAACCGGCTTGACGGGTGTGATGAACGCTCAATTGACCGCTCCCCTGCGCAAACAGTTTGCCAATGTTAATAAGGATTCAAGTCAAACGCCTGAAGTGATCAAGAAGACGGCAGCTGTTCTGCAAAATCCGCTGCTGTCCGTCAACTATTTTGATTCCAATAAAACAGAGCGCTATACCCGCGATCTCGTGGAAGAAAAAAAATTGCCCGGAACCCGCTGGATGCTTGCATTAACGTATTTATACACTATTCCAGGAATTCCGGCGGTCTATTACGGATCTGAAATAGCGCTTGATGGCGGAGAGGGCGTCAGCAACCATCAATTACTTAACTTTAAAACTGATCAAGAGCTCATGGATTACATAAAGAAGCTCAGCTCGCTGCGTCAGGAGCTGCCGGCGCTTACGCGAGGGGACTTTGAGCTGTTATATGAAAAAGACGGCATGGTTGTTTTTAAACGGCAGTATAAGAAGGAAACGATTATCACCGCTGTCAATAATACGGATAAGAGCCAGAAAGTCCGGATTCCGGCTGAGCTTCTCAGCGGTAAGGATGAGAAAGAGCTGCGCGGACTGCTGCAGGATAGTCTCGTTCGCCCGGAAGGCGGCCAGTATACCATCATTCTGGACAGGGAGACGTCGGAAGTCTTTGCTCTTACCGGAAAAACAGGCATAAATGCCGCATTTATAGCCGCTTTAGCTGCTGTCTACATCATTTTCTTGATTTTCATATTTCTTGTATGGAAACGCGGAAGAAACAGCCGAGCCGACCGGCGTTAA
- a CDS encoding DegV family protein, whose protein sequence is MKLFADTACDLPLEYIKQHAITPIPLHVHMHGRDYEDMIGIDPKEVYEAIHNGEMPKTSQASPLLFEKLFTDLAKSGEPGIYPAFSSALSGTYQTAVMVRDQVREQYPDLDLTIIDTKAASLGYGLIVMRAVEQLQAGAAKNALIDDLLFHSKHMEHIFTVEDLGHLAKGGRLSNGAAWIGGLLHIKPILHVEEGKLVPLEKIRGRKKAFKRMLDLMEERGDHLSAQRIAISHGNDLESAELLKNMIQERFGCQDIYTHIIGATIASHAGPGTIALFFLNSRAQN, encoded by the coding sequence ATGAAGTTATTTGCTGATACAGCTTGTGATTTGCCGCTTGAATACATCAAGCAACATGCCATTACACCCATTCCGCTTCATGTGCATATGCATGGCCGAGACTACGAAGACATGATCGGCATTGATCCGAAAGAAGTCTATGAAGCGATTCACAATGGAGAGATGCCAAAGACTTCCCAAGCATCCCCGCTGCTGTTTGAAAAGCTCTTTACCGATCTGGCTAAAAGCGGTGAACCCGGAATCTATCCGGCCTTCTCTTCAGCGTTATCCGGCACCTATCAAACCGCTGTGATGGTGCGTGATCAAGTGCGGGAGCAATACCCGGATCTCGACTTAACCATTATCGATACGAAAGCCGCTTCCTTAGGCTATGGTTTAATTGTAATGCGTGCTGTTGAACAGCTGCAGGCCGGTGCGGCAAAAAATGCATTAATCGATGATTTGCTTTTCCATTCCAAGCATATGGAACATATCTTCACCGTTGAAGATCTTGGACATTTAGCAAAGGGCGGCCGATTATCCAATGGAGCGGCTTGGATCGGCGGACTGCTGCATATTAAGCCGATTCTGCATGTTGAAGAAGGCAAGCTGGTGCCGCTCGAAAAAATTCGCGGGCGCAAAAAAGCCTTTAAACGCATGCTCGACCTTATGGAAGAACGGGGCGATCATTTATCTGCTCAGCGAATCGCAATCAGCCACGGGAATGACCTCGAATCGGCCGAACTGTTAAAAAACATGATTCAAGAGCGTTTTGGCTGTCAAGACATTTATACCCATATTATAGGCGCGACAATCGCATCTCATGCAGGACCGGGAACGATTGCGCTATTCTTTTTAAACAGCCGGGCACAAAACTAG
- a CDS encoding YitT family protein, producing MEQPSIYMQIKKAIIVIIGAFLSAAAMNLFLIPANVYASGFTGLAQLISTIVSTYTPLQLSTGLLLVLLNIPVIILGWRKVGKSFTVYSFLSVMITSFFLTIIPVKPLSEDILLNAVFGGVIAAVGIGLTLKWGASTGGLDIIAMILSRMKDRPIGNYFFIMNSVIILTAGQLFGWEKALYTLVALYATTRVVDAVHTRHTKLTAMIITSKTEELKNAIYEKLERGITVLPAKGAFSGQQREMLMVVITRYELFNLERILKEVDPSAFTNVVETTRIYGFFRRE from the coding sequence ATGGAACAGCCGTCTATTTATATGCAAATCAAAAAAGCAATAATCGTAATCATTGGTGCGTTTTTAAGCGCTGCGGCGATGAACCTGTTTTTAATCCCCGCTAATGTATATGCCAGCGGTTTTACTGGATTAGCTCAGCTGATTTCGACCATCGTTTCAACTTATACCCCGCTGCAGCTGTCAACTGGCTTGCTGCTTGTACTGTTAAATATTCCCGTCATTATTCTTGGCTGGAGAAAAGTAGGAAAGTCCTTCACCGTTTACAGCTTCCTGTCCGTCATGATTACCTCATTTTTTCTTACGATCATTCCGGTGAAGCCTTTGTCAGAGGACATCCTGCTCAATGCTGTTTTCGGCGGCGTAATTGCTGCCGTGGGAATCGGTTTAACATTAAAGTGGGGGGCATCCACAGGCGGGCTTGATATTATTGCCATGATCCTGTCGCGTATGAAGGACCGGCCGATCGGAAATTACTTTTTTATTATGAATTCGGTAATTATCTTGACAGCAGGTCAGTTGTTTGGCTGGGAAAAAGCTTTATACACGCTGGTAGCCCTCTATGCAACGACACGGGTTGTCGATGCGGTTCACACCCGTCATACAAAGCTGACTGCGATGATTATTACGAGCAAAACCGAAGAGTTAAAGAACGCCATTTACGAAAAGCTGGAACGCGGGATCACAGTGTTGCCGGCGAAAGGAGCTTTCTCCGGCCAGCAGCGGGAAATGCTGATGGTCGTCATCACGCGCTATGAATTATTTAATCTGGAAAGAATCTTGAAAGAAGTCGATCCTTCCGCCTTTACAAATGTTGTCGAAACAACAAGAATCTACGGTTTTTTCAGAAGAGAATAG
- a CDS encoding Cof-type HAD-IIB family hydrolase produces MTEKHLIVLDLDGTLLTDEKNISQRTKNTLKRAMEQGHEIMIATGRPFRSSELYYRELGLTTPIVNFNGAFVHHPLDKSWGMYHEPMDVQTAIEIVEACHHDHFHNIVAEVKDNVYFHYHDQRLIDVFSMGNPAVTTGDLRRVLSEHPTCLLIHAQEEKVAGIRDHLTSVHTEVIDHRRWAAPWHVIEIVKSGLNKAVGIQRIAADLHIPKERIIAFGDEDNDLEMIEYAGVGVAMGNAISPLKNIANETTLTNQEDGVAIFLEDRLSLGARIS; encoded by the coding sequence ATGACGGAAAAACATTTAATTGTTTTGGATTTAGATGGGACATTGCTGACAGATGAGAAAAACATCTCCCAGCGGACAAAGAACACGCTGAAACGGGCGATGGAGCAAGGCCATGAAATCATGATTGCCACAGGCCGCCCCTTTCGCTCAAGCGAGCTTTATTATCGTGAGCTTGGCTTGACCACACCAATTGTAAACTTTAACGGGGCGTTTGTTCATCATCCGCTCGACAAGAGCTGGGGAATGTATCACGAACCGATGGATGTTCAAACAGCCATCGAAATTGTCGAGGCCTGCCATCATGATCATTTTCACAACATCGTCGCAGAGGTGAAAGACAATGTCTACTTTCATTATCATGATCAGCGGCTGATCGATGTATTTAGCATGGGCAACCCGGCCGTAACGACAGGCGATTTGCGACGCGTGCTATCGGAGCATCCAACTTGTCTGCTGATTCATGCCCAAGAAGAAAAGGTGGCCGGCATCCGTGATCACCTTACTTCCGTTCATACCGAAGTGATTGATCACAGACGCTGGGCAGCACCGTGGCACGTGATTGAAATTGTTAAAAGCGGTTTAAACAAAGCCGTCGGCATCCAGCGCATCGCCGCTGATCTGCACATTCCGAAAGAGCGGATTATCGCCTTCGGGGATGAGGATAATGATTTAGAAATGATCGAATACGCGGGAGTTGGGGTGGCTATGGGCAATGCCATCAGTCCGCTGAAAAACATCGCCAATGAAACGACATTAACGAATCAGGAGGATGGAGTCGCTATCTTTCTGGAAGATAGGCTAAGCCTGGGCGCGCGTATTTCTTAG
- a CDS encoding metal-sulfur cluster assembly factor yields MDQDLKENIMGALEQVIDPELGIDIVNLGLVYDIDMTDEGKTIITMTLTAMGCPLAGVIVDQVKAALAGIPEVKDVEVNIVWSPPWSKERMSRYAKIALGIQ; encoded by the coding sequence ATGGATCAGGATTTAAAAGAAAATATTATGGGAGCTCTTGAGCAAGTCATTGATCCTGAGCTGGGCATTGACATTGTCAACCTTGGCTTAGTTTATGATATTGACATGACGGATGAAGGGAAGACGATCATTACGATGACTTTAACAGCCATGGGCTGTCCGCTTGCCGGGGTGATTGTCGATCAAGTGAAAGCTGCTCTTGCAGGCATTCCTGAAGTGAAAGATGTGGAAGTGAATATCGTTTGGAGTCCGCCGTGGTCTAAAGAAAGAATGTCCCGTTATGCCAAGATCGCTTTAGGCATTCAATAA
- a CDS encoding Crp/Fnr family transcriptional regulator — translation MSTFPTLADQLLALFEEENTIKLFRKGDHLFQEGTEAREIYFLLSGKVQVSKVVPDGRELALRISGKGDVISEFNLFEKSSLYLANAKIIESGEAMVIAKKRFEEKLASKPEVMLSWFQRTQLDNQKTQSKLRDLILHGKKGGVYSTLIRLSNTFGRRAEDGIHIDVSLTNQEIANLCGTSREVVNRMFSDLRKKQIISTKKGSLIIHDLDYLKNEINCDNCPIDICQTD, via the coding sequence ATGTCTACATTCCCGACCCTTGCAGATCAGTTGTTGGCACTGTTTGAGGAAGAAAACACCATAAAGCTCTTCCGAAAAGGAGACCACCTCTTCCAAGAAGGAACAGAGGCGCGAGAAATTTACTTTCTGTTAAGCGGCAAGGTTCAAGTTAGCAAAGTCGTGCCAGACGGCAGGGAATTAGCTTTACGCATCAGCGGAAAAGGCGATGTTATCTCCGAATTCAACTTGTTTGAAAAAAGCTCTCTCTACCTGGCCAATGCCAAAATTATAGAAAGCGGGGAAGCAATGGTCATTGCGAAGAAACGGTTTGAAGAAAAACTCGCATCCAAGCCGGAAGTGATGCTGAGTTGGTTTCAGCGCACACAGCTAGACAATCAAAAAACCCAATCTAAATTGCGCGATTTGATTTTGCACGGCAAAAAAGGCGGCGTGTATTCCACGCTGATTCGGTTAAGCAATACATTTGGCCGCCGGGCGGAAGACGGCATTCATATAGACGTTTCATTGACCAATCAAGAAATTGCTAATTTATGCGGCACTTCCCGGGAAGTGGTGAACCGGATGTTCAGCGATTTGCGCAAAAAGCAAATTATCTCTACTAAGAAAGGCAGCTTAATTATTCACGACCTTGATTATTTAAAGAATGAAATTAATTGTGACAACTGTCCGATCGACATTTGTCAAACTGACTAA
- a CDS encoding undecaprenyl-diphosphate phosphatase: MEEAYLLLKYLLLGMFQGFTEPIPISSSGHLQIAKHFFGIEIKGLTFELMVNTASLLAVLVIYRSDIFRLAVSGLGYMRTKNPADRSEFMFIVYLIIATIPAGVIGVVFGDFIEDQLSSVRTVAITLIITGIALWAIRNLRGRKNDGDMRLKDAIIIGFAQAIALIPGISRSGATIVAAMGLGMRQETALRFSFLLFIPVSVGGAILSISDILNDPNIQQLAVPYLLAFIGSFVMSYFSLKWFMNIMAQGNLKYFAIYCFIVGPLILIFL; the protein is encoded by the coding sequence ATGGAAGAAGCTTATTTATTATTAAAATATTTACTTTTAGGAATGTTTCAAGGCTTTACTGAACCAATCCCGATTTCATCAAGCGGACATCTGCAGATTGCAAAACATTTTTTCGGTATAGAAATTAAAGGACTGACATTTGAGCTGATGGTGAATACTGCTTCTCTGCTGGCTGTGTTGGTTATTTATCGTTCAGATATTTTTCGGCTTGCTGTCAGCGGTTTAGGATACATGAGAACGAAAAACCCCGCAGACCGTTCGGAGTTTATGTTTATCGTTTACTTAATCATTGCCACGATTCCTGCTGGTGTGATCGGGGTCGTTTTTGGAGACTTCATTGAAGATCAATTATCCTCTGTGCGCACCGTAGCCATCACCTTAATAATCACCGGAATCGCCTTGTGGGCCATTCGCAATTTGCGCGGGCGAAAAAATGACGGCGATATGCGGCTGAAGGATGCTATCATCATCGGCTTCGCTCAAGCGATTGCCCTCATCCCAGGAATCAGCCGCTCCGGCGCAACGATCGTCGCCGCTATGGGACTTGGCATGAGGCAGGAGACAGCTTTGCGTTTTTCTTTCCTGCTGTTTATTCCCGTTAGTGTCGGCGGAGCAATCTTAAGTATTTCTGATATCCTGAATGATCCGAACATTCAGCAGCTGGCGGTTCCTTATTTATTGGCTTTTATTGGTTCTTTCGTGATGTCTTACTTTTCTTTAAAGTGGTTTATGAACATCATGGCTCAAGGGAATTTAAAATACTTTGCGATCTATTGTTTTATTGTCGGACCTCTCATTCTTATTTTTTTGTAA